One Portunus trituberculatus isolate SZX2019 chromosome 7, ASM1759143v1, whole genome shotgun sequence genomic window carries:
- the LOC123520105 gene encoding trypsin-1-like isoform X1 — protein MKACSVLVLVAVACVPALAQEGGEYVDPKQGEYVDPKQGEYVDPKQSCGGTMTVGAEPVVITSPNHPNDYANRQRCKWRFTAEDPDDALFLSCEEFSVLCKGDRLNIIEGGVVQERLCGSDPVEYASEGNVMVLKFRTNRRGTSSGFSCTVTSSSYYEGSSSSSSSSTEEGEENTTPSSNTGSCKCGVPNLNRIVGGQEVNPKNKYPWQVGLKMSNGRNYWCGGSIINDRYVMTAAHCIYGMSSTNSGLMVGVGDHNMYQTSDDVSGATRLVAVERIIQHPDYNTRTLDNDIALLKLSETLDLTQYKEVGAVCLPADDSKTYAGELATASGWGTTSSGGSQPSTLYEVVVPILEPSCWGMSVTANMLCAGLEEGGKDTCQGDSGGPLYVEENSVRVQVGITSWGYGCADANSPGVYARVSKYVSWIQQNTQDATYCQ, from the exons GGAGAATATGTGGACCCCAAGCAGTCATGTGGAGGAACAATG ACTGTGGGCGCGGAGCCGGTGGTGATCACCAGCCCTAACCACCCCAACGACTACGCCAACAGGCAGAGGTGCAAGTGGAGGTTTACGGCGGAGGACCCTGACGACGCACTGTTCCTCAGCTGCGAGGAGTTCAGTGTGCTCTGCAAGGGAGACAGGCTGAACATCATCGAGGGAGGCGTTGTGCAGGAGAGGCTGTGTGGCAGTGACCCGGTGGAGTACGCCTCTGAAGgaaacgtcatggtactcaagttCCGCACCAACAGGCGTGGCACCAGTTCAGGCTTCTCCTGCAcggtgacctcctcctcctactacgagggctcctcctcctcctcttcttcctccaccgaggagggcgaggagaacACCACGCCCTCCAGCAACACTGGCTCCTGCAAGTGCGGCGTGCCTAACCTCAACAGGATCGTGGGCGGTCAGGAGGTGAATCCCAAGAACAAGTACCCGTGGCAGGTGGGACTCAAGATGAGTAACGGCCGCAACTACTGGTGCGGCGGCTCCATCATCAACGACAGGTACGTCATGACCGCCGCCCACTGCATCTACGGCATGAGCTCCACCAACAGTGGCTTGATGGTGGGCGTGGGCGACCACAACATGTACCAGACCAGCGACGACGTGTCGGGAGCCACGCGCCTGGTGGCCGTGGAGCGAATCATCCAACACCCTGACTACAACACACGCACCCTGGACAACGACATCGCGCTGCTCAAGCTGTCCGAGACGCTGGACCTCACCCAGTACAAGGAGGTGGGCGCCGTGTGTCTGCCCGCCGACGACTCCAAGACTTACGCCGGGGAGTTGGCCACTGCCTCTGGCTGGGGCACAACCAGTTCCGGCGGCTCACAGCCCTCCACGCTCTACGAGGTGGTGGTGCCCATCCTGGAGCCTTCCTGCTGGGGCATGTCCGTCACCGCCAACATGCTGTGTGCCGGCCTGGAGGAGGGCGGCAAGGACACCTGCCAGGGAGACTCCGGCGGCCCTCTCTACGTGGAGGAGAACTCCGTGCGCGTGCAGGTCGGTATCACCTCGTGGGGCTACGGCTGTGCTGACGCCAACAGCCCCGGCGTGTACGCCAGGGTCAGCAAGTACGTGTCCTGGATCCAGCAGAACACCCAGGACGCCACCTACTGccagtag
- the LOC123520105 gene encoding trypsin-like isoform X3: MKACSVLVLVAVACVPALAQEGGEYVDPKQSCGGTMTVGAEPVVITSPNHPNDYANRQRCKWRFTAEDPDDALFLSCEEFSVLCKGDRLNIIEGGVVQERLCGSDPVEYASEGNVMVLKFRTNRRGTSSGFSCTVTSSSYYEGSSSSSSSSTEEGEENTTPSSNTGSCKCGVPNLNRIVGGQEVNPKNKYPWQVGLKMSNGRNYWCGGSIINDRYVMTAAHCIYGMSSTNSGLMVGVGDHNMYQTSDDVSGATRLVAVERIIQHPDYNTRTLDNDIALLKLSETLDLTQYKEVGAVCLPADDSKTYAGELATASGWGTTSSGGSQPSTLYEVVVPILEPSCWGMSVTANMLCAGLEEGGKDTCQGDSGGPLYVEENSVRVQVGITSWGYGCADANSPGVYARVSKYVSWIQQNTQDATYCQ, translated from the exons ATGAAGGCCTGCAGTGTGTTG GTGTTGGTCGCCGTGGCCTGCGTGCCCGCCCTGGCCCAGGAAGGCGGAGAATATGTGGACCCCAAGCAGTCATGTGGAGGAACAATG ACTGTGGGCGCGGAGCCGGTGGTGATCACCAGCCCTAACCACCCCAACGACTACGCCAACAGGCAGAGGTGCAAGTGGAGGTTTACGGCGGAGGACCCTGACGACGCACTGTTCCTCAGCTGCGAGGAGTTCAGTGTGCTCTGCAAGGGAGACAGGCTGAACATCATCGAGGGAGGCGTTGTGCAGGAGAGGCTGTGTGGCAGTGACCCGGTGGAGTACGCCTCTGAAGgaaacgtcatggtactcaagttCCGCACCAACAGGCGTGGCACCAGTTCAGGCTTCTCCTGCAcggtgacctcctcctcctactacgagggctcctcctcctcctcttcttcctccaccgaggagggcgaggagaacACCACGCCCTCCAGCAACACTGGCTCCTGCAAGTGCGGCGTGCCTAACCTCAACAGGATCGTGGGCGGTCAGGAGGTGAATCCCAAGAACAAGTACCCGTGGCAGGTGGGACTCAAGATGAGTAACGGCCGCAACTACTGGTGCGGCGGCTCCATCATCAACGACAGGTACGTCATGACCGCCGCCCACTGCATCTACGGCATGAGCTCCACCAACAGTGGCTTGATGGTGGGCGTGGGCGACCACAACATGTACCAGACCAGCGACGACGTGTCGGGAGCCACGCGCCTGGTGGCCGTGGAGCGAATCATCCAACACCCTGACTACAACACACGCACCCTGGACAACGACATCGCGCTGCTCAAGCTGTCCGAGACGCTGGACCTCACCCAGTACAAGGAGGTGGGCGCCGTGTGTCTGCCCGCCGACGACTCCAAGACTTACGCCGGGGAGTTGGCCACTGCCTCTGGCTGGGGCACAACCAGTTCCGGCGGCTCACAGCCCTCCACGCTCTACGAGGTGGTGGTGCCCATCCTGGAGCCTTCCTGCTGGGGCATGTCCGTCACCGCCAACATGCTGTGTGCCGGCCTGGAGGAGGGCGGCAAGGACACCTGCCAGGGAGACTCCGGCGGCCCTCTCTACGTGGAGGAGAACTCCGTGCGCGTGCAGGTCGGTATCACCTCGTGGGGCTACGGCTGTGCTGACGCCAACAGCCCCGGCGTGTACGCCAGGGTCAGCAAGTACGTGTCCTGGATCCAGCAGAACACCCAGGACGCCACCTACTGccagtag
- the LOC123520105 gene encoding trypsin-like isoform X4 has product MTVGAEPVVITSPNHPNDYANRQRCKWRFTAEDPDDALFLSCEEFSVLCKGDRLNIIEGGVVQERLCGSDPVEYASEGNVMVLKFRTNRRGTSSGFSCTVTSSSYYEGSSSSSSSSTEEGEENTTPSSNTGSCKCGVPNLNRIVGGQEVNPKNKYPWQVGLKMSNGRNYWCGGSIINDRYVMTAAHCIYGMSSTNSGLMVGVGDHNMYQTSDDVSGATRLVAVERIIQHPDYNTRTLDNDIALLKLSETLDLTQYKEVGAVCLPADDSKTYAGELATASGWGTTSSGGSQPSTLYEVVVPILEPSCWGMSVTANMLCAGLEEGGKDTCQGDSGGPLYVEENSVRVQVGITSWGYGCADANSPGVYARVSKYVSWIQQNTQDATYCQ; this is encoded by the coding sequence ACTGTGGGCGCGGAGCCGGTGGTGATCACCAGCCCTAACCACCCCAACGACTACGCCAACAGGCAGAGGTGCAAGTGGAGGTTTACGGCGGAGGACCCTGACGACGCACTGTTCCTCAGCTGCGAGGAGTTCAGTGTGCTCTGCAAGGGAGACAGGCTGAACATCATCGAGGGAGGCGTTGTGCAGGAGAGGCTGTGTGGCAGTGACCCGGTGGAGTACGCCTCTGAAGgaaacgtcatggtactcaagttCCGCACCAACAGGCGTGGCACCAGTTCAGGCTTCTCCTGCAcggtgacctcctcctcctactacgagggctcctcctcctcctcttcttcctccaccgaggagggcgaggagaacACCACGCCCTCCAGCAACACTGGCTCCTGCAAGTGCGGCGTGCCTAACCTCAACAGGATCGTGGGCGGTCAGGAGGTGAATCCCAAGAACAAGTACCCGTGGCAGGTGGGACTCAAGATGAGTAACGGCCGCAACTACTGGTGCGGCGGCTCCATCATCAACGACAGGTACGTCATGACCGCCGCCCACTGCATCTACGGCATGAGCTCCACCAACAGTGGCTTGATGGTGGGCGTGGGCGACCACAACATGTACCAGACCAGCGACGACGTGTCGGGAGCCACGCGCCTGGTGGCCGTGGAGCGAATCATCCAACACCCTGACTACAACACACGCACCCTGGACAACGACATCGCGCTGCTCAAGCTGTCCGAGACGCTGGACCTCACCCAGTACAAGGAGGTGGGCGCCGTGTGTCTGCCCGCCGACGACTCCAAGACTTACGCCGGGGAGTTGGCCACTGCCTCTGGCTGGGGCACAACCAGTTCCGGCGGCTCACAGCCCTCCACGCTCTACGAGGTGGTGGTGCCCATCCTGGAGCCTTCCTGCTGGGGCATGTCCGTCACCGCCAACATGCTGTGTGCCGGCCTGGAGGAGGGCGGCAAGGACACCTGCCAGGGAGACTCCGGCGGCCCTCTCTACGTGGAGGAGAACTCCGTGCGCGTGCAGGTCGGTATCACCTCGTGGGGCTACGGCTGTGCTGACGCCAACAGCCCCGGCGTGTACGCCAGGGTCAGCAAGTACGTGTCCTGGATCCAGCAGAACACCCAGGACGCCACCTACTGccagtag